The Hymenobacter oligotrophus genome has a window encoding:
- a CDS encoding ABC transporter permease, with product MSKIWLIAQREYLTRVRKKSFLIMSLIGPLLTVALFAVPVLIAKMSDSGKVVAIADAGGLFADKLPESKDDISFTRVSPDLAAAKQEFQKAKYDALLYVPKMDIGNPTGFQVFSRKGLSLTLENDIRRAANKAIENRRLQQAGIDRSVLDNLKAEVDLQTVSLSEAGEKSSSTGISTGVAYFFGFLIYIFIFLYGVQIMRGVMEEKTNRIVEVVISSVKPFQLMMGKVLGIAGVGFTQLALWVLLSMGISSVASTFISPSKAVVSQAASVSASTADADVTAIARPDTPADEAAKKSNFTAKAFQALDNADLNMPLLLACFLFYFLGGYLFYGALFGAIGSAVDSETDTQQFMMPVTMPLVLTFVVSQAILTTNPNGSVAFWMSMIPFTSPIAMMMRLPFGGVPAWQIGLSMALLIAGFMGTIWLAGRIYRVGILMYGKKVTYGELSKWLFYKG from the coding sequence ATGTCCAAAATCTGGCTTATCGCGCAGCGTGAGTACCTCACCCGCGTGCGCAAAAAAAGCTTTCTGATAATGTCGCTGATTGGCCCGTTGCTTACGGTAGCCTTGTTTGCCGTGCCCGTGCTGATTGCGAAAATGTCGGACAGCGGCAAAGTAGTGGCCATTGCCGATGCGGGCGGCCTATTTGCCGATAAACTGCCCGAAAGCAAAGACGATATCAGCTTTACGCGGGTGTCGCCCGACTTGGCGGCGGCCAAGCAAGAGTTTCAGAAGGCGAAGTACGACGCGCTGCTGTACGTACCCAAGATGGACATCGGCAACCCCACGGGTTTTCAGGTGTTCTCGCGCAAAGGCCTTAGCCTAACCCTCGAAAACGATATTCGGCGGGCTGCTAATAAGGCCATTGAGAACCGCCGCCTGCAGCAAGCCGGTATCGACCGCTCGGTGCTCGATAACCTGAAGGCCGAAGTAGACCTGCAAACCGTAAGCCTGAGCGAGGCCGGCGAAAAAAGCTCCAGCACGGGCATCAGCACCGGCGTAGCGTATTTCTTCGGCTTCCTGATTTACATTTTCATCTTCCTGTACGGTGTGCAAATTATGCGCGGCGTGATGGAGGAGAAAACCAACCGCATTGTGGAGGTGGTTATTTCCTCCGTGAAGCCCTTCCAGCTGATGATGGGCAAAGTGCTGGGCATTGCCGGCGTGGGCTTTACGCAGCTGGCCCTGTGGGTGCTGCTCTCTATGGGAATCAGCTCGGTGGCCTCCACCTTCATCAGCCCCAGCAAGGCCGTGGTTAGCCAAGCCGCCAGCGTATCGGCCAGCACGGCCGATGCTGATGTTACGGCCATTGCCCGCCCGGATACCCCCGCCGACGAGGCCGCCAAGAAGAGCAACTTCACCGCAAAGGCCTTTCAGGCGCTGGATAACGCCGACCTGAACATGCCGCTGCTGCTGGCTTGCTTCCTGTTCTATTTCCTGGGTGGGTACCTGTTCTACGGCGCTTTGTTCGGGGCCATCGGCTCGGCCGTGGACAGCGAAACCGACACGCAGCAGTTCATGATGCCCGTAACGATGCCGCTGGTGCTCACCTTTGTGGTGTCGCAGGCCATCCTGACGACCAATCCCAACGGCTCGGTGGCGTTCTGGATGTCGATGATTCCGTTTACTTCGCCCATCGCCATGATGATGCGCCTGCCCTTCGGCGGGGTGCCGGCGTGGCAAATTGGCCTGTCGATGGCGCTGCTTATTGCCGGCTTCATGGGCACCATTTGGCTGGCCGGCCGCATCTACCGCGTAGGCATTCTGATGTACGGCAAGAAAGTAACCTACGGCGAGCTGTCGAAGTGGCTGTTTTACAAAGGCTAA
- a CDS encoding ABC transporter ATP-binding protein: MKPILQAIDVRKHYANHTALDGVSLEVPEGSIFGLLGPNGAGKTSLIRIITQITGPDGGEIRFRGERLNPAHIGQIGYLPEERGLYKKMKVGEQLMYLAQLKGLSKAEAQQKIKYWLDRFDIKTWASKNVEDLSKGMQQKVQFVATVVHDPALLILDEPFSGFDPINANLLKDEILALREQGTTIIFSTHRMESVEELCDHIALINRSQKVLDGQVRDVRNAYRTQTYEVEGRGQLMVVHPDFEVLEQKKRENDHFYARIRILHGLTPNDLLRYLIGPSGVEVHAFRERIPSINEIFIRRVRETQPDYVPETDSVTA, translated from the coding sequence GTGAAACCAATTTTACAGGCGATTGACGTACGCAAGCACTACGCCAACCACACCGCCCTCGACGGCGTGAGTCTCGAGGTGCCTGAAGGCTCCATTTTTGGCTTGCTCGGCCCCAACGGCGCCGGCAAAACCTCGCTCATTCGCATCATCACCCAGATTACCGGCCCCGACGGCGGCGAAATCAGGTTTCGGGGCGAGCGGCTGAACCCCGCGCACATTGGCCAGATCGGTTACCTGCCCGAGGAGCGCGGCCTCTACAAAAAAATGAAAGTAGGGGAGCAGCTGATGTACTTGGCCCAGCTTAAAGGCTTGTCGAAGGCCGAAGCCCAGCAGAAGATTAAGTACTGGCTCGACCGGTTCGACATCAAGACCTGGGCCAGCAAAAACGTGGAGGACCTCTCCAAAGGCATGCAGCAGAAAGTGCAGTTTGTGGCTACCGTGGTGCACGACCCCGCCCTGCTCATCCTCGACGAACCGTTCTCAGGCTTCGACCCCATCAACGCCAACCTGCTGAAGGACGAAATTCTGGCTTTGCGCGAGCAGGGCACCACCATCATCTTCTCCACGCACCGCATGGAGTCGGTGGAGGAACTCTGCGACCACATCGCCCTAATTAACCGCTCGCAGAAGGTGCTCGATGGCCAAGTGCGCGACGTGCGCAACGCCTACCGCACCCAAACTTACGAGGTAGAAGGCCGCGGCCAGCTGATGGTAGTGCACCCCGATTTCGAGGTGCTGGAGCAGAAGAAGCGCGAAAACGACCATTTCTACGCCCGCATCCGCATTTTGCACGGCCTCACGCCCAACGACTTGCTGCGCTACCTCATTGGGCCCAGCGGGGTGGAGGTACATGCCTTCCGCGAGCGTATCCCGAGCATCAACGAAATCTTTATCCGGCGCGTGCGCGAAACGCAGCCCGACTACGTGCCCGAAACCGACTCGGTAACGGCTTAA
- a CDS encoding RNA polymerase sigma factor, which translates to MSPAAPASAEFTARIAEYQPLLWRVCRMYCPDATDRQDLYQEIVLQLWQAWPRYQPGAAKLSTWLYRVALNVAISDLRRRTRQPSTSVLEPEAPYAAPPPDDLGDDLAQLYRAIERLSEVEKAFVLLYLEERSYEEMADILGITQNNVRVRMHRVQEKLRTLFAHA; encoded by the coding sequence ATGAGCCCTGCCGCCCCCGCATCTGCCGAATTTACCGCTCGCATTGCCGAGTACCAGCCGTTGCTATGGCGCGTGTGCCGCATGTACTGCCCCGACGCCACCGACCGGCAGGATTTGTACCAAGAAATTGTGCTGCAATTGTGGCAAGCCTGGCCCCGCTACCAGCCCGGGGCAGCTAAACTCAGCACGTGGCTCTACCGCGTAGCCCTGAACGTGGCCATATCCGACTTGCGGCGCCGTACGCGCCAGCCCAGCACCTCAGTGCTGGAGCCCGAGGCCCCCTATGCCGCGCCGCCCCCCGACGACCTAGGCGACGACCTCGCCCAGCTGTACCGCGCCATTGAGCGGCTCTCGGAGGTAGAAAAAGCCTTTGTGCTGCTGTACCTCGAGGAGCGTAGCTACGAAGAAATGGCCGACATCCTCGGCATCACCCAAAACAACGTGCGCGTGAGAATGCACCGCGTGCAAGAGAAACTCCGCACCCTGTTTGCCCACGCCTAG
- the dnaJ gene encoding molecular chaperone DnaJ, producing the protein MSTKRDYYEILGVAKNASGDEIKKAYRKVAIKFHPDKNPDDPTAEDKFKEAAEAYEVLSDDQKRARYDRFGHQGVGGAGGNGHGPSMEDIFSQFGDIFGGGGFEGFFGGGARSQGRRVRKGSNLRIKLKLDLEEVANGVEKKIKVKRYTACNTCSGTGAKNGTEQQDCGTCHGQGQVKRVVQTMLGQMVSSSTCPTCHGEGKVVTSKCDVCHGEGRQLQEEIIPINIPAGVAEGMQLSMSGKGNYPERGGVPGDLLIQIEEEPHELLKRDGNNVVLDQYISIIDAALGASVEVPTIEGKVKVKIDPGTQAGKILRLRGKGIPDLNGYGKGDQLIHINVWTPKSVTNDERALLEKLRSSPNFTPSPGKNEKGFFEKVKEYFQ; encoded by the coding sequence ATGTCGACGAAGCGAGATTATTACGAAATACTGGGCGTAGCCAAAAATGCGTCGGGCGATGAAATCAAGAAGGCGTACCGCAAGGTGGCCATCAAGTTTCATCCCGATAAAAACCCCGACGACCCCACGGCCGAAGACAAGTTTAAGGAAGCCGCCGAGGCCTACGAGGTTTTGTCCGACGACCAGAAACGCGCCCGTTACGACCGGTTTGGCCACCAGGGCGTAGGCGGAGCCGGCGGCAACGGCCACGGCCCAAGCATGGAGGACATCTTCTCGCAGTTCGGCGACATCTTCGGGGGCGGCGGCTTCGAGGGCTTCTTCGGGGGCGGGGCGCGCAGCCAAGGCCGGCGCGTGCGCAAAGGATCCAACCTGCGCATCAAGCTGAAGCTTGACCTGGAGGAAGTAGCCAACGGCGTTGAGAAGAAGATTAAGGTGAAGCGCTATACCGCTTGCAACACCTGCTCGGGCACGGGCGCCAAAAACGGCACCGAGCAGCAGGATTGCGGCACTTGCCACGGCCAGGGCCAGGTAAAGCGCGTGGTGCAAACCATGCTCGGGCAAATGGTGAGCAGCAGCACCTGCCCCACTTGCCACGGCGAGGGCAAAGTAGTAACAAGCAAGTGCGACGTATGCCACGGCGAAGGCCGTCAGCTGCAGGAGGAAATCATTCCGATTAACATTCCGGCTGGCGTGGCCGAGGGCATGCAGCTGAGCATGAGCGGCAAGGGCAACTACCCCGAGCGCGGCGGCGTACCCGGCGACTTGCTCATTCAGATTGAGGAAGAGCCGCACGAGCTGCTGAAGCGCGACGGCAACAACGTGGTGCTCGATCAGTACATCTCCATCATCGACGCGGCCCTAGGTGCCAGCGTAGAGGTGCCTACTATTGAGGGCAAGGTGAAGGTGAAGATCGACCCGGGCACGCAAGCCGGCAAAATTTTGCGCCTGCGCGGCAAGGGCATTCCCGACCTGAACGGCTACGGCAAAGGCGACCAGCTGATCCACATCAACGTGTGGACGCCCAAGAGCGTGACCAACGACGAACGTGCCTTGCTCGAAAAGCTGCGCTCTTCGCCCAACTTCACGCCCAGCCCCGGCAAAAACGAGAAAGGTTTCTTCGAGAAGGTGAAAGAGTACTTCCAGTAA
- a CDS encoding nucleotide exchange factor GrpE codes for MADAQHTHAEESQQPNGATHNADHVAGEMFEEQTTQEAAENGTADASRADQELADLKDKYLRLAAEFENYKRRTTKERADLFKSANQELMMVLLPVLDDFERARQHTQTTDDANMVRESIDIIYGKLTKALQQKGLQTMETKGGAFDPELHEAITQIPAPSEDLKGKVVDEVEKGYYLGDKVIRHAKVVLGQ; via the coding sequence ATGGCTGACGCACAACACACGCACGCCGAAGAGTCGCAGCAACCCAACGGTGCGACCCACAATGCCGACCACGTAGCCGGCGAAATGTTTGAGGAGCAAACCACGCAAGAGGCTGCCGAAAACGGCACCGCCGATGCTTCGCGTGCCGACCAAGAACTCGCCGATTTGAAAGACAAGTACTTGCGCCTGGCAGCCGAGTTTGAAAATTACAAGCGCCGCACCACCAAGGAGCGCGCCGACTTGTTTAAATCGGCCAACCAGGAGTTGATGATGGTGCTGCTGCCCGTGCTCGACGACTTTGAGCGCGCCCGCCAGCACACCCAAACCACCGACGACGCCAACATGGTGCGCGAAAGCATCGACATCATTTACGGCAAGCTTACCAAAGCCCTGCAGCAAAAAGGTCTGCAGACGATGGAAACCAAGGGCGGGGCGTTCGACCCCGAACTGCACGAAGCCATTACCCAGATTCCGGCCCCGTCGGAAGACCTGAAGGGCAAAGTGGTTGATGAAGTAGAAAAAGGCTACTACCTCGGCGATAAGGTAATCCGCCACGCCAAGGTGGTGCTAGGACAGTAA
- the obgE gene encoding GTPase ObgE: MASNNFIDYVKICCRSGRGGAGSRHMFRAKGKPLGGPDGGDGGRGGHIILKGNKQLWTLLHLQYKKHVIAGHGEGGGENLRTGAQGEDVILEVPLGTIARDAETGEIRAEITEDGQQIILTPGGRGGLGNDHFKSATNQAPTYAQPGEPGQEVWNVLELKLLADVGLVGFPNAGKSTLLSVVSAATPKIADYAFTTLVPNLGVVAYRDYKSFVMADIPGIIEGAAEGRGLGLRFLKHIERNATLLFMIAADSPDIAHEYQVLLSELEQFNPDLLEKRRVLAITKSDMLDEELEAEITATLPPDMPHVFISSITQKNIQKLKDLLWQQIQAARLDEPKPLRHSIWKEKRADGDEFEDLSEDQFD; this comes from the coding sequence GTGGCTTCCAACAATTTCATCGATTACGTAAAAATTTGCTGCCGTTCGGGTAGGGGCGGGGCCGGTTCGCGCCACATGTTTCGGGCGAAAGGCAAACCCCTAGGTGGCCCCGACGGCGGCGACGGCGGCCGCGGCGGCCACATCATCCTTAAGGGCAACAAGCAGCTCTGGACGCTGCTGCACTTGCAATACAAAAAGCACGTAATTGCCGGCCACGGCGAGGGCGGCGGCGAAAACCTGCGCACCGGCGCTCAGGGCGAAGACGTGATTCTGGAAGTGCCCCTGGGTACCATTGCGCGCGACGCCGAAACAGGCGAAATCCGCGCCGAGATTACCGAAGACGGGCAGCAAATTATCCTGACGCCAGGCGGCCGCGGCGGCCTCGGCAACGACCACTTCAAATCGGCTACCAACCAAGCGCCTACGTATGCGCAGCCCGGTGAGCCGGGGCAAGAGGTTTGGAACGTATTGGAGCTGAAGCTGCTTGCCGATGTGGGCCTCGTGGGCTTCCCGAACGCGGGCAAAAGCACGCTGCTGTCGGTGGTTTCGGCGGCCACGCCCAAAATTGCCGATTACGCCTTTACCACCCTGGTGCCAAACCTAGGCGTAGTGGCCTACCGCGACTACAAATCGTTTGTAATGGCCGACATTCCGGGCATTATCGAGGGTGCAGCCGAAGGCCGCGGGTTGGGTTTGCGCTTCCTCAAGCACATCGAGCGCAACGCTACGCTGCTGTTCATGATAGCCGCCGACTCGCCCGATATTGCCCACGAGTACCAAGTGCTGCTCAGCGAGTTGGAGCAGTTTAACCCCGATTTGCTCGAAAAGCGCCGCGTGTTGGCCATTACCAAATCCGACATGCTGGACGAGGAGCTGGAGGCCGAAATTACGGCTACGCTGCCCCCGGATATGCCGCACGTGTTCATTTCCAGCATCACGCAGAAAAACATTCAGAAGCTGAAGGACTTGCTTTGGCAGCAAATTCAGGCCGCCCGCCTCGACGAGCCGAAGCCCCTGCGCCACAGCATCTGGAAGGAAAAGCGCGCCGACGGGGACGAGTTCGAAGACCTGTCCGAAGACCAGTTCGACTAA
- a CDS encoding adenylate kinase, with the protein MLNIVLFGPPGAGKGTQSQNLIKRYGLVHLSTGDLLRSQISQGTELGLTAKKLMDAGELVPDAVVIGMIETQLASNRTAGGFIFDGFPRTIPQAVALDELMQRYDTGISCMIALEVTEDELVKRLLERGKTSGRPDDQNEELIRRRVVEYNTKTAQVASYYAEQDKFHAVNGIGAIDGIFQQLCHLIDSHQPATVVDGGQAADEVKA; encoded by the coding sequence ATGCTTAATATTGTGTTGTTTGGCCCTCCCGGGGCTGGTAAAGGAACGCAGAGCCAAAACCTCATCAAGCGTTACGGCCTGGTACACCTCTCCACCGGCGACTTGCTCCGCTCGCAAATTTCCCAAGGCACCGAGCTTGGCCTTACGGCCAAGAAACTCATGGATGCCGGCGAACTGGTGCCCGACGCGGTGGTAATTGGCATGATCGAGACGCAGTTGGCCAGCAACCGCACCGCCGGCGGCTTTATTTTCGACGGTTTCCCGCGCACTATTCCGCAGGCCGTGGCCCTCGACGAGCTGATGCAGCGCTACGACACGGGTATTTCGTGCATGATTGCCCTGGAGGTAACCGAAGACGAGCTGGTGAAGCGCCTGCTGGAGCGCGGCAAAACCTCGGGCCGCCCCGACGACCAGAACGAAGAGCTGATCCGCCGCCGCGTGGTGGAGTACAACACCAAAACCGCCCAGGTGGCCTCGTACTACGCCGAGCAGGACAAGTTCCACGCCGTAAACGGCATTGGGGCCATCGATGGCATCTTCCAGCAACTCTGCCACCTCATCGACTCGCACCAGCCCGCTACGGTGGTTGACGGCGGCCAAGCTGCCGACGAGGTAAAAGCGTAA
- the hpt gene encoding hypoxanthine phosphoribosyltransferase, translating to MPQATISLHNKAFAPYLSEAQLIAAVRAVAQQLNRDYAGKKPLLLAVLNGSFMFASDLMKELTIDCEISFIRVASYQGTSSTGEIKEILGLQEAVEGRHLVVLEDIVDTGHTMKALLAQLQAKQPASVEVATLLIKPECLQHQLDIKYQGLAIPNDFVVGYGLDYDGLGRNYRDLYRAV from the coding sequence ATGCCTCAGGCCACTATCTCGCTGCATAACAAAGCGTTTGCTCCTTATCTGTCCGAAGCTCAGCTAATTGCCGCGGTGCGCGCAGTAGCCCAGCAGCTCAACCGCGACTACGCCGGCAAAAAACCTTTGCTGCTGGCTGTGCTCAACGGTTCGTTTATGTTCGCTTCGGACCTGATGAAGGAGTTGACCATCGACTGCGAGATTAGCTTCATCCGGGTGGCCTCGTACCAAGGTACCAGCAGCACCGGCGAGATAAAGGAAATCCTAGGTCTGCAGGAAGCCGTAGAAGGCCGACACCTCGTGGTGCTGGAAGACATTGTAGATACGGGCCATACCATGAAGGCCCTGCTCGCGCAATTGCAGGCCAAGCAGCCGGCTTCGGTTGAGGTGGCCACGTTGCTCATCAAGCCCGAATGCCTCCAGCATCAGCTCGACATCAAGTACCAAGGTTTAGCCATTCCGAACGACTTTGTGGTGGGCTACGGGCTCGACTACGACGGCCTCGGCCGCAATTACCGCGACCTGTACCGCGCTGTGTAG
- a CDS encoding sodium-translocating pyrophosphatase → MIILYLAPALGLLALLYTALRSGWVARQDAGDERMRTIAGYIADGAIAFLRAEYRVLALFALIACAFLGFLSFGNERSHPLIIGAFLLGAVFSAAAGYIGMKIATKANVRTAQAARTSLSQALNVSFAGGSVMGMGVAGLAVLGLGGLFIAFYYLFVGNASANGPEMERALEVLTGFSLGAESIALFARVGGGIYTKAADVGADLVGKVEAGIPEDDPRNPATIADNVGDNVGDVAGMGADLFGSYVATILATMVLGREVVAAGDNFNGLSPILLPMVIAGLGIVFSLIGILFVRVKEGGNVQGALNMGNWISIVLTGVASWFIIHYILPSGTLGMNRLGSAPFTATDVFWAVAVGLVVGALMSMITEYYTAMGKRPVLSIVRQSSTGHATTVIGGLAVGMESTVLPIIVLAAGIVLSYEFAGLYGVAIAAAGMMATTAMQLAIDAFGPIADNAGGIAEMAELPKEVRERTDILDAVGNTTAATGKGFAIASAALTSLALFAAFMGTANINSIDISNARVLAGLFIGAMIPFIFSALAIAAVGRAAMAMVQEVRRQFREIPGIMEGTGRPEYEKCVAISTQAAIREMLLPGAIALISPIIIGYAFGPEVLGGTLAGVTVSGVLMAMFQSNAGGAWDNAKKSFEKGVMVNGKMEYKGSEAHKASVTGDTVGDPFKDTSGPSMNILIKLMSIVSLVIAPHIAKEGGVPAERGVAPAPLRPATEHVLPAAKPQVRYADLGTKATRIVLTSLLNRAE, encoded by the coding sequence ATGATCATTCTCTACCTCGCACCCGCACTCGGGCTGCTGGCGCTGCTGTACACAGCGCTGCGCTCGGGCTGGGTTGCCCGGCAAGACGCCGGCGACGAACGCATGCGCACCATTGCCGGCTACATCGCCGACGGCGCCATTGCCTTTCTGCGCGCCGAATACCGAGTATTAGCCTTGTTTGCGCTGATTGCTTGCGCTTTCCTGGGTTTCTTGAGCTTCGGCAACGAACGCTCGCACCCGCTTATCATCGGGGCCTTTTTGCTGGGGGCTGTGTTTTCGGCTGCGGCCGGCTACATCGGGATGAAGATTGCCACCAAGGCCAACGTGCGCACGGCGCAGGCCGCCCGCACCAGCCTGTCGCAGGCCCTTAACGTGTCGTTTGCAGGGGGCTCGGTAATGGGGATGGGCGTTGCCGGTTTGGCGGTGCTTGGCCTAGGTGGATTGTTTATTGCCTTTTATTACCTGTTTGTGGGCAACGCCAGCGCCAACGGCCCCGAGATGGAGCGTGCGCTAGAGGTGCTTACCGGTTTCTCCCTAGGTGCCGAAAGCATTGCGCTGTTTGCCCGGGTAGGAGGGGGTATCTACACCAAAGCCGCCGACGTAGGGGCCGACCTGGTGGGCAAGGTTGAGGCCGGTATTCCGGAGGACGACCCGCGCAACCCCGCCACCATTGCCGACAACGTAGGCGACAACGTGGGCGACGTAGCCGGTATGGGTGCCGACTTGTTCGGCTCGTACGTGGCCACCATTTTGGCCACCATGGTGCTGGGGCGCGAAGTAGTAGCGGCCGGTGACAACTTCAACGGTTTGTCGCCCATTCTGCTGCCCATGGTAATTGCCGGGTTGGGCATTGTGTTTTCGCTGATCGGCATTCTGTTCGTGCGGGTGAAGGAAGGCGGCAACGTGCAAGGCGCCCTGAACATGGGCAACTGGATTTCGATTGTGCTTACCGGCGTAGCCTCGTGGTTTATCATCCACTACATCCTGCCCAGCGGCACGTTAGGCATGAACCGCCTAGGGTCGGCGCCCTTCACGGCTACCGACGTGTTTTGGGCCGTGGCCGTGGGCCTAGTGGTAGGCGCCCTGATGAGCATGATTACCGAATACTACACCGCCATGGGCAAGCGCCCGGTGCTCAGCATTGTGCGCCAGAGCAGCACGGGCCACGCCACCACCGTGATTGGCGGTTTGGCGGTAGGCATGGAGTCGACGGTGCTGCCGATTATTGTGCTGGCGGCCGGTATTGTGCTGTCGTATGAGTTTGCGGGCCTGTACGGCGTAGCTATAGCGGCGGCCGGCATGATGGCCACCACCGCTATGCAGCTGGCCATTGATGCCTTCGGGCCGATTGCCGACAACGCCGGCGGTATTGCCGAAATGGCCGAGTTGCCCAAAGAAGTGCGCGAGCGTACCGATATCCTCGATGCGGTGGGCAACACCACGGCCGCTACAGGCAAAGGGTTTGCCATTGCCTCGGCTGCCCTTACCTCGTTGGCGCTGTTTGCCGCTTTCATGGGCACGGCCAATATCAACAGCATCGACATCAGCAACGCCCGCGTGCTGGCGGGTTTGTTTATCGGAGCCATGATACCGTTCATTTTCTCGGCGCTGGCCATTGCGGCCGTGGGCCGGGCGGCCATGGCGATGGTGCAAGAAGTGCGCCGGCAGTTCCGCGAAATTCCGGGGATTATGGAAGGCACCGGCCGTCCCGAGTACGAGAAGTGCGTGGCCATTTCGACGCAGGCCGCCATTCGCGAGATGCTGCTGCCGGGCGCCATTGCCCTTATCTCGCCCATCATCATCGGCTACGCCTTCGGGCCCGAGGTGCTGGGCGGTACGCTGGCCGGTGTAACGGTTTCGGGGGTGCTGATGGCCATGTTCCAGAGCAACGCCGGCGGAGCCTGGGACAACGCCAAAAAGTCGTTTGAAAAAGGCGTGATGGTGAACGGTAAAATGGAGTACAAAGGCTCCGAGGCGCACAAAGCCTCCGTAACCGGCGACACCGTGGGCGACCCATTCAAGGATACCTCAGGGCCTTCGATGAACATCCTCATTAAGCTCATGAGCATCGTGTCGCTGGTGATTGCGCCGCACATTGCCAAGGAGGGCGGCGTGCCTGCCGAGCGCGGCGTGGCCCCTGCGCCGTTGCGCCCCGCCACCGAGCATGTGCTGCCCGCTGCCAAGCCTCAGGTGCGCTACGCCGACCTAGGCACCAAAGCCACACGCATTGTACTGACCTCGTTGCTGAACCGAGCCGAATAG